Proteins from one Streptomyces sp. NBC_00390 genomic window:
- a CDS encoding amino acid adenylation domain-containing protein: MPLSAAPVAPAALSRLLPADTPQAALCHALAVRLTDEADEVARRVRDFGDAPHRWWPDRATGRIVLWSERVPAAAGSVLAGRRLRAEMRRPASGPGPLLRAVLLRYADGPADLVLVAHRAVADVPSLRLIAEVLLGRIDADDVTVAPPAGPAPIPPAGLCPGPRAGGSARIAWTTGERKARGHTGVVSVALSVAPPAVLVAAAALVLGRHENRETVGIGVLASPSDRPEHLLGALDTARLRTVDLAHAGTAGDLVASVQAGATGTPDAPADAPVVGVLESGAADGHGTHQLPCQQAPFPLTLTVRDAPDGSRTLEVHHQLHHIEASAARSFARHVARVHRRLANDQDLPLTDIELLDADEAARRLGLDAPERDAPHRPRRIDTAFDEQAARSPDSVAISHEASSLTYAELKERAERIAAGLRAAGVRPGERVGICLERSADLVATMLGVLKADAVYVPMDPAYPAERLVRTAHDAGLRVTVTDAGFPAGAHIRTPSPGELVALAARSVESGQAPPPERSPQEAAYIIYTSGSTGRPKGCVVPHANVAALLDATRDDFGLGPGDTWTLFHSSAFDFSVWEIWGALLTGARLVVVPYWVSRSPDEFHDLLVRERVSVLNQTPSAFGQLMEADRRRPGPDLVLRLVVFGGEPLDTRALLGWFDRYPEDRCRLVNMFGITETTVHVTAQTVTRREAMTGSRSVGRPLPGWYVYVLDGRRRPVPAGVAGEIWVGGAGVALEYLGRPDLTAERFVADPHRGGRLYRSGDLGRLLPDGTLEHLGRLDRQVKVRGFRIELDEIRAVLLDDPAVLAAAVVLGGGPRGDAAAVRIDAYAVLDGGADTEAVRRRAARLLPDHMMPTTLTAIPELPLTANGKLDPARLPEPAVPAATRVATPADPAPARRPGPEAADADRLTAALIEVWETVLGVPVGPDDNFFDLGGNSLHAVRVGATMRERGLPALTLRRLYLTPTVRALSEILRAPDG, translated from the coding sequence GTGCCACTTTCCGCCGCCCCCGTTGCCCCGGCCGCCCTTTCCCGGCTCCTTCCGGCGGACACCCCGCAGGCCGCCCTGTGCCACGCGCTGGCGGTGCGCCTGACGGACGAGGCCGACGAGGTGGCCCGGCGTGTGCGTGACTTCGGGGACGCGCCGCACCGTTGGTGGCCGGACCGGGCCACGGGGCGCATCGTCCTGTGGAGCGAGAGGGTGCCCGCGGCCGCCGGCAGCGTGTTGGCGGGCCGCAGGCTGCGGGCCGAGATGCGCCGCCCGGCGAGCGGCCCCGGCCCGCTGCTCCGGGCCGTCCTGCTGCGCTACGCCGACGGGCCCGCCGATCTGGTCCTGGTCGCCCACCGCGCCGTCGCGGACGTCCCCTCGCTGCGGCTGATCGCCGAGGTCCTGCTGGGACGGATCGACGCCGACGATGTCACCGTCGCCCCGCCGGCCGGCCCGGCTCCCATTCCGCCGGCCGGCTTGTGTCCCGGCCCGCGTGCGGGCGGCAGCGCCCGGATCGCGTGGACGACCGGGGAGCGGAAGGCCCGGGGGCACACCGGGGTGGTGAGCGTGGCGCTCTCGGTGGCGCCCCCAGCCGTGCTCGTCGCGGCCGCCGCCCTGGTCCTCGGACGCCACGAGAACCGGGAGACCGTGGGGATCGGCGTGCTGGCGTCACCTTCCGACCGCCCGGAGCACCTGCTCGGCGCGCTGGACACGGCCCGCCTCCGCACGGTGGATCTCGCTCACGCAGGCACCGCAGGGGACCTTGTGGCGTCGGTACAAGCCGGGGCTACGGGCACCCCCGATGCCCCGGCGGACGCTCCGGTGGTCGGCGTGCTCGAGTCCGGGGCCGCCGACGGCCACGGCACACACCAACTCCCGTGCCAGCAAGCGCCGTTCCCGCTGACGCTCACGGTGCGCGATGCCCCGGACGGCTCCCGGACCCTGGAGGTGCATCATCAGCTGCACCACATCGAGGCCTCTGCGGCGCGGTCGTTCGCCCGCCATGTCGCGCGGGTCCACCGCCGGTTGGCGAACGACCAGGACCTCCCGCTGACCGACATCGAGCTGCTGGACGCCGACGAGGCGGCGCGCCGGCTCGGACTCGACGCGCCGGAGCGGGACGCTCCCCACCGGCCACGGCGGATCGACACCGCTTTCGACGAGCAGGCCGCGCGCAGTCCCGACTCCGTGGCGATCAGCCACGAAGCGAGCTCGCTGACCTACGCGGAGCTGAAGGAGCGGGCGGAACGGATCGCCGCCGGACTGCGCGCCGCCGGCGTACGGCCGGGGGAGCGTGTCGGCATCTGCCTGGAGAGGTCCGCCGATCTGGTGGCCACCATGCTCGGGGTGCTGAAGGCCGACGCCGTGTACGTGCCGATGGATCCGGCGTATCCGGCCGAGCGTCTCGTGCGGACGGCGCACGACGCGGGGCTGCGGGTGACGGTGACGGACGCCGGTTTCCCCGCCGGTGCTCACATCCGCACGCCGAGCCCCGGCGAACTTGTCGCCCTGGCCGCTCGGTCGGTGGAATCCGGGCAGGCCCCGCCGCCTGAGCGGAGCCCGCAGGAGGCCGCGTACATCATCTACACCTCCGGCTCCACCGGCCGCCCCAAGGGCTGTGTGGTGCCGCACGCCAATGTCGCGGCCCTGCTGGACGCCACCCGGGACGACTTCGGGCTGGGCCCCGGTGACACCTGGACGCTCTTCCACTCCAGTGCCTTCGACTTCTCCGTCTGGGAGATCTGGGGTGCGCTGCTGACCGGGGCGCGGCTCGTCGTCGTCCCCTACTGGGTCTCCCGCTCGCCCGACGAGTTCCATGACCTGCTGGTGCGCGAGCGCGTGAGTGTGCTCAACCAGACCCCCTCGGCGTTCGGCCAGCTGATGGAGGCCGACCGGCGACGGCCCGGGCCCGACCTTGTCCTGCGCCTGGTGGTGTTCGGCGGAGAGCCGCTCGACACGCGGGCTCTGCTCGGGTGGTTCGACCGCTACCCGGAGGACCGGTGCCGGCTGGTGAACATGTTCGGTATCACCGAGACGACCGTCCATGTGACGGCGCAGACGGTCACCCGCCGCGAGGCGATGACCGGGTCACGCTCGGTGGGACGCCCGCTGCCCGGCTGGTACGTGTATGTGCTCGACGGACGGCGCCGTCCGGTGCCGGCAGGCGTGGCGGGGGAGATCTGGGTCGGCGGGGCGGGCGTGGCCCTGGAGTACCTGGGCCGTCCCGACCTGACCGCCGAGCGGTTCGTCGCCGATCCCCACCGGGGCGGCCGGCTGTACCGCAGCGGCGACCTCGGCAGACTCCTGCCCGACGGGACGCTGGAGCATCTGGGCCGGCTGGACCGGCAGGTCAAGGTGCGCGGCTTCCGGATCGAGCTCGACGAGATCCGCGCCGTACTGCTGGACGACCCTGCCGTCCTGGCGGCCGCGGTGGTGCTGGGCGGTGGTCCGCGCGGCGACGCGGCAGCGGTCCGTATCGACGCCTATGCCGTACTCGACGGCGGAGCGGACACCGAGGCGGTACGGCGACGGGCCGCGCGACTGCTCCCCGACCACATGATGCCCACCACGCTGACCGCGATCCCCGAACTCCCGCTCACCGCCAACGGCAAGCTCGACCCGGCGCGACTCCCCGAGCCCGCCGTACCGGCCGCGACCCGCGTCGCCACCCCGGCGGACCCCGCCCCCGCCCGCCGGCCCGGACCGGAAGCGGCCGACGCGGACCGGCTGACCGCCGCCCTGATCGAGGTCTGGGAGACGGTGCTGGGCGTTCCCGTCGGCCCCGACGACAACTTCTTCGACCTGGGCGGGAATTCGCTCCACGCGGTCCGGGTCGGCGCGACCATGCGTGAACGCGGACTCCCGGCGCTCACCCTGCGCCGGCTGTATCTGACGCCGACCGTCCGGGCCCTGAGCGAAATCCTCCGGGCGCCGGACGGCTGA
- a CDS encoding mycofactocin-coupled SDR family oxidoreductase, which produces MTGRLSGKTALITGAARGLGRACAVAFAREGADLMLLDVAADLPGVPYPLGSASQLAYTAALCRDEGASVQTRQVDVRDLAQVEAATDDCVARFGRLDVLVNNAGIAAPSGKAAHEIEEHEWQLMLDVDLSGAWRTIRAAGGRMAAQGSGSIVNVASTAGLVGYRHFAGYVAAKHGLIGLTKAVALDYAPRKVRVNALCPGSVRDDPQVEGRMLAEIARSLDVPVAEHEETFVQAQPMNALIEAEDVAAAALWLASDESRQVTGSVLTIDGGFTVR; this is translated from the coding sequence GTGACCGGAAGACTGTCCGGCAAGACAGCGCTGATCACCGGGGCGGCGCGGGGCCTGGGACGCGCCTGCGCGGTCGCCTTCGCCCGCGAGGGCGCGGACCTGATGCTCCTGGACGTGGCGGCGGACCTGCCCGGCGTGCCCTATCCGCTGGGTTCCGCGAGCCAGCTCGCGTACACCGCCGCACTCTGCCGCGACGAGGGCGCGTCCGTGCAGACACGTCAGGTCGACGTGCGCGACCTGGCCCAGGTCGAGGCGGCGACGGACGACTGCGTGGCCCGCTTCGGCCGGCTCGACGTACTCGTCAACAACGCGGGAATCGCCGCCCCGTCGGGCAAGGCCGCGCACGAGATCGAGGAGCACGAGTGGCAGCTCATGCTCGACGTGGACCTCTCCGGCGCCTGGCGCACCATCCGCGCCGCGGGCGGCCGGATGGCCGCACAGGGATCCGGCAGCATCGTCAACGTCGCCTCCACCGCAGGGCTCGTCGGCTACCGCCACTTCGCCGGCTATGTCGCCGCCAAACACGGCCTGATCGGCCTGACCAAGGCCGTCGCGCTCGACTACGCACCGCGCAAGGTACGGGTCAACGCCCTGTGCCCGGGATCGGTCCGGGACGATCCGCAGGTGGAGGGCCGGATGCTCGCCGAGATCGCCCGTTCCCTGGACGTTCCCGTTGCCGAGCACGAGGAGACCTTTGTGCAGGCCCAGCCGATGAACGCCCTGATCGAGGCGGAGGATGTCGCCGCAGCGGCCCTCTGGCTGGCCTCGGACGAGTCCCGGCAGGTGACCGGAAGCGTACTGACCATCGACGGCGGCTTCACCGTCCGCTGA
- a CDS encoding thioesterase II family protein — protein MTAAFPPPDRDSALAADRTRTVLVLVPFAGAGASFFKPWQAHAPQGIQVLPVQLPGREERFTEPAYTDAAAAADEVYARLSGELRGGARVAVFGHSMGAVLGFELAHRLEADAGVRFERLVVSGAPGPWTGRTEHAHALSDDDFLARVRVFAGYAHPALENAEMRELLLPTLRADVRLHETYAPSTDRLLSVPVTSLRGRDDELVSAFQAAQWSVATTGKLTTPELPGGHMYLTENAATVLELIAAELGTGREAEPR, from the coding sequence ATCACCGCGGCCTTCCCGCCCCCGGACCGGGACAGCGCCCTTGCCGCGGACCGGACCCGGACCGTCCTGGTCCTCGTGCCCTTCGCGGGCGCCGGAGCGTCGTTCTTCAAACCCTGGCAGGCGCACGCACCCCAGGGCATCCAGGTGCTGCCGGTGCAGCTGCCGGGGCGCGAGGAGCGCTTCACCGAGCCCGCGTACACCGACGCGGCCGCTGCCGCCGACGAGGTGTACGCCCGGCTGTCCGGCGAACTGCGCGGGGGTGCCCGGGTCGCCGTGTTCGGCCACAGCATGGGCGCCGTACTCGGTTTCGAACTCGCTCACCGGCTGGAGGCGGACGCCGGCGTGCGCTTCGAGCGCCTGGTCGTCAGCGGTGCGCCGGGGCCCTGGACCGGCCGCACCGAGCACGCGCACGCGCTGTCGGACGACGACTTCCTGGCCCGGGTACGCGTGTTCGCCGGTTATGCGCACCCGGCCCTCGAGAACGCGGAGATGCGCGAACTGCTGCTGCCCACACTGCGGGCCGACGTCCGGCTGCACGAGACGTACGCGCCTTCCACCGACCGCCTCCTGTCGGTTCCGGTGACCTCCCTCCGCGGGCGCGACGACGAACTCGTCAGCGCTTTCCAGGCCGCGCAGTGGTCGGTTGCGACGACCGGCAAGCTGACGACGCCCGAGCTCCCCGGCGGTCACATGTACCTCACGGAGAACGCGGCGACGGTGCTCGAACTGATCGCGGCGGAACTCGGCACCGGCCGGGAAGCGGAACCGCGGTGA
- a CDS encoding M18 family aminopeptidase, with protein sequence MIPSPHRTHGDDLISFIRAGTSPYHAVAEAARRLEKAGFRALSETDTWADETGGCYVTRGGTLIAWYVPPGAAAHTPFRIVGAHTDSPNLRVKPAPDTSSVGWRQIGVEIYGGVPLNSWLDRDLGISGRLALRDGTSRLVCVDEPLLRVPQLAIHLDRTLNEGLSLDRQRHTSPIWGLGGTEQGALLSRVADEADVDFYEVLGWDLMLHDVQPPGYLGARQEFLVSARLDNLVSVHAGVTALASAVDRDPAPIPVLAAFDHEEVGSGSETGAQSALLERVLWRSVASRGGTQEEWHRAVAGSFVVSSDMTHAVHPNYPERHDPDHRPLPNGGPVVKVNVNQRYATDGRGLAVFAAACEQAGTPWQSFVSNNAMPCGTSIGPLMATRMGIPTVDVGVPGLSMHSTRELCGTEDPWLLARTLVEFVTADPVV encoded by the coding sequence ATGATCCCGAGCCCTCACCGGACGCACGGCGACGACCTCATCTCGTTCATCCGGGCCGGCACCTCGCCATACCACGCCGTGGCCGAGGCGGCGCGGCGACTGGAGAAGGCCGGATTCCGGGCGCTGAGCGAAACCGACACATGGGCCGATGAGACGGGCGGGTGTTACGTCACCCGCGGCGGAACCCTGATCGCCTGGTACGTCCCACCGGGCGCGGCGGCCCACACGCCGTTCCGGATCGTCGGCGCCCACACCGACTCCCCGAACCTGCGGGTCAAGCCCGCGCCCGACACCAGCTCCGTCGGATGGCGGCAGATCGGCGTGGAGATCTACGGGGGCGTGCCGCTCAACAGCTGGCTCGACCGCGACCTCGGGATCTCGGGCCGTCTCGCCCTGCGCGACGGGACCAGCCGTCTGGTGTGTGTCGACGAGCCGCTGCTGCGCGTGCCGCAGCTGGCCATCCACCTCGACCGGACGCTCAACGAGGGGCTCTCGCTGGACCGGCAGCGGCACACGTCTCCCATCTGGGGGCTGGGCGGCACCGAGCAGGGCGCCCTGCTGAGCCGGGTGGCCGACGAGGCCGACGTGGACTTCTACGAGGTGCTCGGCTGGGACCTGATGCTGCACGACGTACAGCCGCCCGGCTATCTCGGGGCCCGCCAGGAGTTCCTGGTCTCCGCCCGCCTGGACAACCTCGTCTCGGTCCACGCCGGCGTGACCGCGCTGGCCAGTGCCGTGGACCGCGATCCCGCTCCCATTCCGGTTCTCGCCGCCTTCGACCACGAGGAGGTCGGCAGCGGGTCGGAGACCGGCGCACAGAGCGCGCTGCTGGAGCGGGTCCTGTGGCGCTCGGTGGCCTCCCGCGGCGGCACGCAGGAGGAGTGGCACCGGGCCGTGGCGGGTTCCTTCGTGGTCTCCTCCGACATGACGCACGCGGTCCACCCGAACTATCCGGAGCGACACGACCCGGACCACCGGCCGCTGCCCAACGGAGGACCCGTGGTCAAGGTCAACGTCAACCAGCGCTACGCCACCGACGGCCGGGGCCTCGCCGTGTTCGCCGCCGCGTGCGAACAGGCAGGCACCCCCTGGCAGTCGTTCGTCTCCAACAACGCGATGCCCTGCGGCACGTCCATCGGCCCCCTGATGGCCACGCGGATGGGCATCCCGACCGTCGACGTCGGCGTACCAGGGCTGTCGATGCACTCCACACGAGAGCTGTGCGGCACGGAGGACCCCTGGCTGCTGGCCCGCACACTTGTCGAGTTCGTCACCGCCGACCCGGTGGTCTGA